In a single window of the Littorina saxatilis isolate snail1 linkage group LG5, US_GU_Lsax_2.0, whole genome shotgun sequence genome:
- the LOC138965874 gene encoding probable methyltransferase-like protein 24: MGPSTFRLCHRLGGRRVVLAALVIVMTIVLVGHRVAIGNDLQPQGPVATFEVGDHPDLTFLRKYGKVKPAGVISGLPTEEELQNMTKKELTYIYHSHLDNVDYQCHRKLRLGSAADGGWGVCDDYEFGLIWPCVVYSFGIANDFSFDDDVAKLYRCNVFSFDPTMRSKEHMRSTKVRFLKVGLGGAGGALSSDINKHDLLANGGSLKSLTDIKRMLGHTNTTIDVMKIDIESSEWSALPDMLIKGELTHVRQLLMEFHTQDATKATLRERLLVLAKLEALGFRRFHTHTNEWCKKLRGEYPVMRTGCYEVLFVNTGFKRQKEVT; encoded by the exons ATGGGACCGAGTACATTCAGGCTATGCCACCGCTTGGGAGGGCGTCGTGTTGTGCTCGCGGCGCTGGTGATTGTCATGACAATCGTCCTGGTGGGTCATCGTGTGGCCATTGGGAACGATCTGCAG CCTCAGGGACCTGTGGCGACTTTTGAAGTGGGCGATCACCCGGACCTGACATTCCTGCGAAAGTATGGAAAAGTCAAACCTGCAGGGGTT ATCTCAGGGCTACCCACGGAAGAGGAATTACAAAACATGACGAAAAAAGAATTGACTTACATCTATCATAG TCACCTGGACAACGTGGACTACCAATGTCACCGCAAGTTACGCTTGGGATCAGCTGCCGATGGCGGATGGGGAGTGTGTGACGATTATGAGTTCGGCCTCATATGGCCTTGTGTTGTGTACTCCTTTGG GATCGCCAATGATTTTTCATTCGATGACGATGTGGCCAAATTATATAGATGCAACGTGTTTTCCTTCGATCCAAC TATGAGGAGTAAGGAGCACATGAGATCAACTAAAGTTCGCTTCCTGAAGGTGGGTCTGGGTGGTGCAGGGGGTGCCCTGTCCTCCGACATCAACAAACACGACCTGCTAGCCAACGGCGGGAGTCTGAAAAGCCTGACTGACATCAAACGTATGCTCGGTCATACTAAT ACAACTATCGACGTGATGAAGATAGACATCGAGAGTTCAGAGTGGTCCGCCCTTCCCGATATGTTGATCAAAGGGGAGTTAACCCACGTTCGACAACTCCTTATGGAATTTCACACCCAAGATGCCACAAAAGCCACCCTTCGAGAACGTCTGCTAGTCCTTGCAAAGTTGGAGGCTCTAGGATTTCGAAGATTCCACACCCACACCAACGAATGGTGTAAGAAACTAAGGGGAGAGTATCCAGTTATGAGAACGGGTTGCTATGAAGTGTTGTTTGTTAACACTGGATTCAAGCGACAGAAGGAGGTAACTTGA